One genomic region from Candidatus Endomicrobiellum trichonymphae encodes:
- a CDS encoding saccharopine dehydrogenase family protein, protein MGKRNILLLGAGGVSHVAAHKLAQNNDLFGDIYLASRSLENCEQILESIERKKNYKNTSKKIQIRQIDALNIPEMVKLMKDLKISITVNLVSVFCNMSILEACIETGSAYIDTAIHEEPNKVCEDPPWYANYEWKRKDRCQDKCITAILGAGFDPGVVNAYVAYAKRHFFDDIDTIDIMDVNAGNHGRYFSTNFDPEINFREFVKVWTWIDRQWVCKPIHSEKKVYDFPVVGKQTIYLTGHDEIHSLSKNIDANSIRFWMGFSDHYINCFNVLKNIGLLSEKPVRTAEGVEVVPLKVVKACLPDPKTLAPYYRGKTCIGDLIVGTKDGRRKEFLIYSVCDHRFCYEEVESQAISYTAGTPVIAAAILIAKGDWDVKKMVNVEELVPDPYLDLLKDMGISTETMTI, encoded by the coding sequence ATGGGAAAAAGAAACATACTTTTGTTGGGAGCGGGCGGCGTATCTCATGTTGCTGCCCATAAACTTGCGCAAAACAATGATTTATTTGGAGATATTTATTTAGCTTCGCGTTCGCTTGAAAACTGCGAGCAAATATTGGAAAGCATAGAACGCAAAAAGAATTATAAGAATACTTCAAAAAAAATACAAATCAGACAAATAGATGCTTTAAATATTCCCGAGATGGTAAAGTTGATGAAAGATCTTAAAATTTCCATTACCGTAAATTTAGTGTCGGTATTTTGCAATATGTCGATACTGGAAGCTTGTATAGAAACCGGTTCAGCATATATAGATACGGCAATACACGAAGAACCGAATAAAGTGTGCGAAGATCCACCATGGTATGCAAACTATGAGTGGAAACGTAAAGACCGCTGTCAGGATAAATGTATAACTGCAATTTTGGGCGCTGGATTTGATCCTGGCGTTGTAAATGCTTATGTAGCGTATGCGAAGAGGCATTTTTTTGACGACATAGATACGATAGATATTATGGATGTCAATGCCGGAAATCATGGTAGATATTTTTCTACAAATTTTGATCCTGAGATAAATTTCAGAGAATTCGTAAAAGTTTGGACATGGATAGACAGACAATGGGTGTGTAAGCCAATTCATTCTGAAAAGAAAGTATACGATTTTCCTGTAGTGGGCAAGCAGACTATATATTTAACCGGTCATGATGAAATTCACTCTCTTTCAAAAAATATTGATGCAAATTCAATAAGGTTTTGGATGGGGTTCAGTGATCACTATATAAATTGTTTCAATGTACTTAAAAATATAGGACTTTTGTCGGAAAAACCTGTAAGAACGGCTGAAGGAGTTGAAGTAGTACCTTTGAAAGTGGTAAAAGCCTGTCTCCCTGATCCTAAAACTCTTGCTCCTTACTATAGAGGTAAAACTTGTATAGGAGATTTGATAGTAGGAACAAAAGATGGACGCAGGAAAGAGTTTTTAATATATAGTGTATGTGATCATAGATTTTGTTATGAAGAAGTAGAATCTCAAGCTATCAGTTATACTGCAGGTACTCCGGTTATTGCGGCAGCTATTTTAATTGCCAAAGGGGACTGGGATGTCAAGAAAATGGTAAATGTTGAAGAACTTGTGCCTGATCCTTATCTTGACTTGCTTAAAGACATGGGTATTTCAACTGAAACAATGACAATTTAA